A single window of Paenibacillus sp. SYP-B4298 DNA harbors:
- a CDS encoding DUF6115 domain-containing protein encodes MDQPWHYLVLLGAFVIVLSFAMPKRSRPSAPVGDMELALEQFMQSIEEENKELANIVGAAQREQKEALSSSEQRIAALEKRSEELQRRYVELEQQLGEQIKLHQAEVAAKLSELGSRQQVHADTGAASPLPAEEEMPVSDRISDRYADLLAMHHQGKSMEYIAKKLGLNKGEVQLIVQLSAQEERHRA; translated from the coding sequence GTGGATCAACCATGGCATTATCTTGTTCTGCTTGGCGCATTTGTTATTGTACTTTCATTCGCCATGCCGAAGCGATCAAGACCATCGGCGCCGGTCGGCGACATGGAGCTTGCGCTGGAGCAGTTCATGCAGTCAATAGAAGAGGAAAATAAAGAGCTGGCGAATATCGTAGGGGCCGCGCAGCGCGAGCAAAAGGAGGCGCTTTCGTCCAGCGAGCAGCGGATCGCCGCGCTGGAGAAACGCTCCGAAGAATTACAACGCCGCTACGTGGAGCTGGAGCAGCAGCTTGGGGAGCAGATCAAGCTTCACCAGGCCGAGGTGGCTGCCAAGCTGAGCGAGCTGGGAAGCCGCCAGCAGGTGCACGCCGACACAGGCGCTGCCTCGCCATTGCCGGCCGAGGAGGAGATGCCCGTCTCAGACCGGATCAGCGATCGTTATGCCGATCTGCTCGCTATGCATCATCAGGGCAAGTCCATGGAGTACATCGCCAAGAAGCTGGGGCTGAACAAAGGCGAGGTTCAACTGATCGTGCAGCTTTCTGCACAGGAGGAGCGTCACCGTGCTTAA